From the genome of Bosea sp. Tri-49, one region includes:
- a CDS encoding ABC transporter ATP-binding protein codes for MAEITIDGIAKSFGTARALEQIDLTVADGEFVALLGPSGCGKTTLLRIIAGLESATSGRIVIGERDLTEVPTRRRGLAMVFQNYAVFPHMNVYENVAFGLRMQGADEARIKARVGKATELLHITPYLDRYPAKLSGGQRQRVAVARALAVEPPVLLMDEPLSNLDALLRLEMRAELKAVLREARTTTIYVTHDQTEAMGLADRIAVMHGGRIEQIDRPTAVYERPATIFVGGFVGSPPMNFLPVTIVNSRLELPGSSLPAPQASGALLMGIRAEDLTPVADGEGLPFDIAVVEPLGAHDLVTGRSGQTLLRVAAPAGSGHKPGTRIGLRPDPKRLVWMDPASGRAIQAQ; via the coding sequence ATGGCCGAGATCACCATCGACGGCATCGCCAAATCCTTCGGCACAGCGCGAGCGCTGGAGCAGATCGACCTCACCGTCGCCGACGGCGAGTTCGTGGCGCTGCTCGGCCCCTCCGGCTGCGGCAAGACCACGCTGCTGCGGATCATCGCCGGGCTGGAAAGCGCGACGAGCGGACGCATCGTCATCGGCGAGCGCGACCTGACCGAGGTGCCGACGCGCCGGCGCGGGCTCGCCATGGTGTTCCAGAACTATGCGGTCTTCCCGCATATGAACGTCTACGAGAACGTCGCCTTCGGCCTGCGCATGCAGGGCGCCGACGAGGCACGCATCAAGGCCCGCGTCGGCAAGGCGACGGAGCTCCTTCACATCACGCCTTATCTCGACCGCTATCCGGCGAAGCTCTCCGGCGGGCAGCGCCAGCGCGTCGCCGTGGCGCGTGCGCTCGCCGTCGAGCCGCCGGTATTGCTGATGGACGAGCCGCTCTCCAATCTCGATGCGCTGCTGCGTCTGGAGATGCGCGCCGAGCTCAAGGCGGTGCTGCGCGAGGCCAGGACCACGACGATCTACGTCACCCACGACCAGACCGAGGCGATGGGGCTGGCCGACCGGATCGCCGTCATGCATGGCGGGCGCATCGAGCAGATCGACCGGCCGACCGCAGTCTATGAGCGCCCGGCCACCATCTTCGTCGGCGGCTTCGTCGGCAGCCCGCCGATGAACTTCCTGCCGGTCACCATCGTGAATTCGCGACTGGAGCTGCCGGGCTCGAGCCTGCCGGCGCCGCAAGCCTCCGGCGCGTTGCTGATGGGCATCAGGGCGGAGGACCTGACGCCGGTCGCCGACGGCGAGGGCCTGCCCTTCGACATCGCGGTGGTCGAGCCGCTCGGCGCGCATGATCTCGTCACCGGCCGCAGCGGGCAGACGCTGCTGCGCGTGGCGGCCCCGGCCGGCAGCGGACACAAGCCCGGCACGAGGATCGGCCTCAGGCCCGACCCGAAACGACTGGTCTGGATGGATCCGGCATCGGGCCGGGCGATCCAGGCGCAATGA
- a CDS encoding MGH1-like glycoside hydrolase domain-containing protein → MTIDIEAARAILRANDRGGYTVPTDRLYPFQWNWDSAFVAMGWATFDKERAWRELERLVEGQWDDGMVPHIVFHAPSDDYFPGPDVWRTRHAIPTSGITQPPVFATALRRVFEIARGPDAQARAARLYRCALASHDWWEKARDPEGTGLVAILHPWESGMDNSPAWDEAMARLTLQPTTPIRRRDTSHIGAEMRPRDEDYRRFIALVDLYAELGWEPAAMWQASPFKLVDVATNAILHKAEEDLLVLAEKFGSDAERSRIEARMARRAAAFAVLWNQDRRIYQALDLGTGTAVSASTSAGLLPLFAGIPSAEQAAALAEELESWLARVPYPVPSTSPLDPRFEPKRYWRGPIWAVVNFMIAEGFERYGHGALASRIHVATQTLMRDGGIAEYFDPTSGEGLGGGQFSWTAAIGLLMIDQPTP, encoded by the coding sequence ATGACGATCGATATCGAAGCGGCCCGCGCCATCCTGCGTGCCAATGACCGCGGCGGCTACACGGTTCCGACCGACCGGCTCTACCCGTTCCAGTGGAACTGGGATTCGGCCTTCGTCGCGATGGGCTGGGCGACCTTCGACAAGGAGCGCGCCTGGCGCGAGCTGGAGCGGCTGGTCGAGGGCCAATGGGATGACGGCATGGTGCCGCATATCGTCTTCCATGCGCCGAGCGACGACTATTTCCCGGGGCCGGACGTCTGGCGCACCCGCCATGCCATCCCGACTTCGGGCATCACCCAGCCGCCGGTCTTCGCCACGGCGCTGCGCCGCGTCTTCGAGATCGCACGGGGCCCTGACGCACAGGCACGAGCCGCCCGGCTCTATCGCTGCGCGCTCGCCTCGCATGACTGGTGGGAGAAGGCCCGCGATCCGGAAGGGACCGGCCTCGTCGCCATTCTGCATCCCTGGGAATCGGGCATGGACAACAGCCCGGCCTGGGACGAGGCCATGGCGCGCCTGACGCTTCAGCCGACGACGCCGATCCGGCGCCGCGACACCTCCCATATCGGCGCCGAGATGCGTCCGCGTGATGAGGACTATCGCCGCTTCATCGCACTGGTCGACCTCTATGCCGAGCTCGGCTGGGAACCCGCAGCGATGTGGCAGGCTTCGCCCTTCAAGCTCGTCGACGTCGCGACCAATGCCATCCTGCACAAGGCGGAAGAGGATTTGCTGGTGCTGGCCGAGAAGTTCGGCAGCGACGCAGAACGCAGCCGGATCGAGGCGCGGATGGCGCGCCGGGCCGCGGCCTTCGCCGTGCTCTGGAACCAGGATCGGCGGATTTACCAGGCACTCGACCTCGGCACGGGCACGGCGGTCAGCGCCTCGACATCAGCCGGCCTGCTGCCGCTGTTCGCAGGTATCCCCTCGGCCGAGCAGGCCGCCGCACTCGCCGAGGAGCTCGAAAGCTGGCTCGCCAGGGTGCCCTATCCGGTGCCGAGCACCTCGCCGCTCGATCCCCGCTTCGAGCCGAAGCGCTACTGGCGCGGACCGATCTGGGCGGTGGTGAACTTCATGATCGCCGAGGGCTTCGAGCGCTACGGACATGGGGCTCTCGCCAGCCGGATTCATGTGGCGACGCAGACCCTGATGCGGGATGGCGGCATCGCCGAATATTTCGATCCGACTTCCGGAGAAGGACTGGGCGGAGGACAGTTCTCCTGGACGGCGGCGATCGGCCTTTTGATGATCGATCAACCGACCCCCTAG
- a CDS encoding O-methyltransferase — protein MTTLTAAPLAPLLDQLFELANATPSPALVGFSREERERLMRSKTEYLDLYGRLKDLWLPVSRETGLLLYMLARSSRARAIVEFGTSFGISTLHLAAALRDNGGGQLITTEFEPAKVARAREHLNAGGLADLVEIRQGDALKTLRADLPGQVDLLLLDGAKSLYPDILDLVEGSLRPGSFVIADNADDSPEYLQRVRAPGSGYLSVPFAEDVELSMRLG, from the coding sequence ATGACGACCCTGACAGCGGCGCCGCTGGCGCCCCTCCTGGACCAGCTGTTCGAGCTGGCGAACGCAACCCCCAGTCCTGCGCTGGTGGGCTTCTCGCGTGAGGAGCGCGAGCGCCTCATGCGCAGCAAGACCGAATATCTCGACCTCTATGGTCGCCTGAAGGATCTCTGGCTTCCGGTTTCGCGAGAGACGGGCCTGCTGCTCTACATGCTGGCGCGCAGCAGCCGGGCGAGGGCGATCGTCGAGTTCGGCACCTCCTTCGGCATCTCGACCCTGCATCTCGCCGCCGCCTTGCGTGACAATGGCGGGGGACAGTTGATCACCACCGAGTTCGAGCCCGCGAAGGTGGCGCGGGCTCGCGAGCACCTGAACGCCGGCGGTCTCGCCGACCTCGTCGAGATCAGGCAGGGCGATGCGCTGAAGACGCTCAGGGCCGATCTCCCCGGACAGGTCGATCTGTTGCTGCTCGACGGCGCCAAATCGCTCTATCCCGACATCCTCGACCTGGTGGAGGGCAGTCTCCGTCCCGGCTCGTTCGTCATCGCGGACAATGCCGACGACTCCCCGGAATACCTCCAGCGGGTGCGCGCGCCCGGCAGCGGCTACCTGTCCGTCCCCTTCGCCGAGGACGTCGAATTGTCGATGCGCCTCGGCTGA
- a CDS encoding TetR family transcriptional regulator: MADQPTSRISSRKAPKQARSAELVSAILEAAVQVLAQEGAQRFTTARVAEKAGVSVGSLYQYFPNKAAILFRLQSDEWRQTNAMLTGILGDATKPPLARLRTLVHAFIRSECDEAAVRIALNDAAPLYRDTPEAREARAAGSRLFETFMAAALPAASTGERALAKNLITMTLSAVGKEFSETARTDAEIQANSDALADMFCAYLRHLEQPRG, encoded by the coding sequence ATGGCTGATCAGCCAACCTCCCGGATTTCCTCACGAAAAGCGCCGAAACAGGCCCGTTCGGCGGAGTTGGTCTCGGCCATTCTGGAAGCGGCTGTTCAGGTTTTGGCGCAGGAGGGCGCGCAGCGTTTCACCACGGCACGAGTGGCCGAGAAGGCCGGCGTCAGCGTCGGCTCGCTGTATCAGTATTTCCCGAACAAGGCGGCCATCCTGTTCCGGCTGCAGAGCGATGAATGGCGGCAGACCAACGCGATGCTGACCGGCATCCTCGGCGATGCCACCAAGCCGCCGCTCGCCCGCCTGCGGACGCTGGTCCATGCCTTCATCCGGTCCGAATGCGACGAGGCTGCGGTGCGTATCGCACTCAACGATGCGGCGCCTCTATACCGCGACACTCCCGAGGCGCGGGAGGCGCGCGCGGCCGGCAGCCGGCTTTTCGAGACGTTCATGGCGGCGGCGCTGCCAGCTGCTTCGACCGGTGAACGCGCCCTGGCTAAAAATCTCATCACCATGACGCTTAGCGCCGTTGGCAAGGAGTTCTCGGAAACTGCGCGGACCGATGCCGAAATCCAGGCCAATTCCGACGCGCTTGCCGACATGTTTTGCGCCTATCTGCGCCATCTGGAGCAACCCCGCGGATGA
- a CDS encoding FecCD family ABC transporter permease, translating into MSMPVVLRIGPFSLLWRPRTALVCVVLAGIGLALVVVLLGTGTLAFTPAEVVAALFGGGENQMAERVVWGLRVPRVVTAACVGAALGMAGAIFQSISRNPLGSPDIIGFTTGAATGAIVQIILFGAGPFAVSLAAVLSGIGTAALVFLLALKGRVTGGYRLVLVGIGVGATLSGVNTVLLVASDLDRSVSAQLWLAGSLTARSWSHAVPAALSLVLIVPIALLYARRLALLEMGDDAASQLGVAVERTRLAMVMTAVGLTAMATAAAGPIAFIALAGPQLARRLCRSPDVPLLPGAAMGAVLLLAADLISQRFPSGLNLPIGLTTGLLGGIYLLWRLTRDEKV; encoded by the coding sequence ATGAGCATGCCCGTGGTGCTCCGGATCGGCCCTTTCTCCCTGCTCTGGCGTCCGCGGACCGCGCTGGTCTGCGTCGTGCTCGCCGGTATCGGCCTCGCGCTCGTCGTCGTCCTGCTCGGTACAGGCACGCTCGCCTTCACGCCGGCGGAAGTCGTCGCTGCCCTGTTCGGAGGGGGCGAGAACCAGATGGCCGAGCGCGTGGTCTGGGGCTTGCGGGTGCCGCGCGTCGTCACCGCGGCTTGCGTCGGGGCGGCGCTCGGCATGGCGGGCGCGATCTTCCAGTCGATCTCGCGCAATCCCCTGGGTTCGCCCGATATCATCGGCTTCACTACCGGTGCGGCGACCGGTGCGATCGTGCAGATCATCCTGTTCGGCGCCGGCCCCTTCGCCGTCTCGCTGGCCGCTGTGCTGTCTGGAATAGGGACGGCGGCACTCGTCTTCCTGCTTGCGTTGAAGGGGCGTGTCACCGGGGGTTATCGGCTAGTGCTGGTCGGGATCGGCGTCGGCGCGACCCTTTCGGGTGTCAACACGGTGCTGCTGGTGGCGAGCGATCTCGATCGTTCGGTCTCCGCCCAGCTCTGGCTGGCGGGTTCGCTCACCGCACGCAGCTGGTCGCATGCCGTGCCGGCTGCGCTTAGCCTCGTGCTGATCGTGCCGATTGCGCTCCTGTACGCCCGGCGCCTCGCCTTGCTCGAAATGGGCGACGACGCCGCCAGCCAGCTCGGCGTTGCCGTCGAGCGCACGCGGCTCGCCATGGTGATGACGGCCGTCGGCCTGACCGCGATGGCGACCGCAGCAGCCGGGCCGATCGCCTTCATCGCCCTGGCGGGGCCGCAACTCGCCAGGCGCCTCTGCCGCTCGCCCGACGTACCGCTGCTGCCCGGGGCGGCGATGGGCGCGGTCCTGCTGCTGGCGGCGGATCTGATCAGCCAGCGCTTTCCGTCCGGCCTCAACCTGCCGATCGGACTGACGACCGGGTTGCTCGGCGGTATCTATCTCCTCTGGCGCCTCACCCGCGACGAGAAAGTATGA
- a CDS encoding FecCD family ABC transporter permease: MRQVRRRRWLAVGLAALAVLALASLVIGSRSIPLAVMIDALRAYDPRNDLHLVIWELRVPRLITAVLAGAALGLAGAIMQAVTRNALAEPGLLGINAGAAVAVVLAVTLLGLTRPAHYVWLAILGAGLAGAAVFLLGRAHETGTNPVRLVLAGAGLSVVLGAITGIVILNAPPTAFDDFRHWAAGSVESASFEAVAVLAVMVAAGLVVALTIVGGLNVLALGQELGQAVGAAPRTIWLFACLAVMLLAGAATAAAGPIGFVGLIAPHLARAVAGPDHRWILPCSALFAAILLLGADLVGRVVAAPSEVAAGIVVALIGGPFFIMAVRRFRVSRP; encoded by the coding sequence ATGAGGCAAGTTCGGCGCCGGCGCTGGCTCGCCGTCGGCCTGGCGGCGCTCGCTGTACTGGCGCTCGCCAGCCTGGTCATCGGTTCGCGGTCGATCCCGCTGGCGGTCATGATCGATGCGCTGCGGGCCTATGATCCGCGCAACGATCTGCATCTGGTGATCTGGGAATTGCGCGTTCCGCGCCTGATAACGGCCGTTCTCGCCGGTGCGGCGCTGGGCCTCGCCGGGGCGATCATGCAGGCTGTCACACGCAACGCCCTGGCCGAGCCGGGCCTGCTCGGCATCAATGCCGGTGCAGCAGTCGCCGTCGTCCTCGCGGTGACGCTTCTCGGCCTGACGCGCCCGGCGCACTATGTCTGGCTCGCCATCCTTGGCGCCGGGCTCGCCGGCGCCGCCGTGTTCCTGCTCGGGCGGGCGCATGAGACCGGAACCAATCCCGTCCGGCTCGTGCTCGCGGGGGCGGGCCTCTCGGTCGTGCTCGGCGCGATAACCGGCATTGTCATCCTCAACGCGCCGCCGACCGCCTTCGACGATTTCCGGCACTGGGCCGCCGGTTCGGTGGAGAGCGCGAGCTTCGAAGCCGTCGCAGTGTTGGCCGTCATGGTCGCGGCAGGTCTCGTCGTCGCCCTGACGATCGTCGGCGGTCTCAACGTACTGGCGCTGGGCCAGGAGCTCGGCCAGGCGGTTGGCGCCGCGCCGCGCACGATCTGGCTCTTCGCATGCCTAGCGGTGATGCTGCTGGCGGGAGCTGCTACCGCCGCAGCCGGGCCGATCGGCTTCGTCGGCTTGATCGCGCCGCATCTGGCGCGAGCCGTTGCCGGCCCGGACCATCGCTGGATCCTGCCTTGCTCGGCGCTCTTCGCGGCGATCCTGTTGCTTGGTGCTGACTTGGTCGGGCGTGTGGTCGCCGCCCCCTCGGAGGTTGCGGCCGGAATTGTCGTCGCTTTGATCGGCGGTCCCTTCTTTATCATGGCGGTCCGCCGCTTCCGGGTGAGCCGGCCATGA